One window from the genome of Bacillus weihaiensis encodes:
- a CDS encoding GNAT family N-acetyltransferase produces the protein MEVIAETERLLLRVFKETDVEDAMAFWGNQEVMEHCLGAIPHNHLHKALAAYATCQKEKGLSMYAVVEKESNRVIGAAGFNVRISSESVELLYHFAKVAWGKGYATEAAAACVKFAIENAKVKKIYASADKGNAGSLKILEKIGFENKGMKWFDDTKQEEPYFELNVKG, from the coding sequence ATGGAAGTAATAGCTGAAACTGAAAGGTTACTATTAAGAGTATTTAAAGAAACAGATGTAGAAGATGCAATGGCATTTTGGGGAAATCAGGAAGTTATGGAGCATTGTCTCGGAGCTATACCTCACAATCACTTACATAAGGCATTAGCTGCATATGCAACTTGTCAAAAGGAAAAAGGTCTTTCTATGTATGCGGTAGTAGAAAAGGAGTCAAATAGGGTAATTGGTGCAGCTGGATTTAACGTAAGAATTTCGAGTGAATCAGTAGAATTGCTTTACCATTTTGCTAAAGTCGCTTGGGGAAAGGGATACGCAACTGAAGCTGCAGCAGCATGTGTTAAATTTGCTATTGAAAATGCTAAGGTAAAGAAGATATATGCCTCCGCTGACAAAGGAAATGCAGGTTCTTTGAAAATCTTAGAAAAAATAGGGTTTGAGAATAAAGGTATGAAGTGGTTTGATGATACTAAGCAGGAAGAGCCGTACTTTGAATTAAATGTTAAAGGTTAA
- a CDS encoding FxLYD domain-containing protein, with translation MKKLLSVKFIIAYVISLSVIIVSFYFYNNRFIEDDFPKYEEAILQNEEINEYINDVVFFRDEESVNKTEGFRFADYFVSSNPTADFENLDDIEKLNIMQTIIETVRDESSNNSVAGGDFDCGKKNICSFNTFVISGEKDGNRTYYQISNVDLNEEVNYSMEVSYDENGDYNPRNVSNEKENITTTNSESTDNTPSIEVVEHKGTIDGDYIYVTGAVKNNSEFAYSFVEVKVTYFDKDGNVLDTETSFVNSSDSLLPNERKSFEIMTQMVGQKYPKYKVEVVDFNTDY, from the coding sequence TTGAAGAAATTATTGTCTGTAAAGTTTATCATTGCTTATGTCATTTCATTAAGTGTTATTATTGTAAGTTTTTATTTCTATAATAACAGATTTATTGAAGATGATTTCCCAAAATATGAGGAAGCAATCTTACAGAATGAAGAAATTAATGAATATATTAATGATGTAGTTTTCTTTCGTGATGAAGAATCAGTTAATAAGACAGAAGGTTTTAGATTTGCAGATTATTTTGTTTCTAGTAATCCAACAGCAGATTTCGAAAACTTAGACGATATTGAAAAATTGAATATCATGCAAACTATAATCGAAACTGTAAGAGACGAGAGTTCGAATAATAGTGTAGCAGGTGGAGACTTCGATTGTGGCAAGAAAAATATTTGTTCATTTAATACATTTGTAATAAGTGGTGAGAAGGATGGGAATAGAACTTATTATCAAATATCTAATGTGGATTTAAATGAGGAAGTTAATTATTCAATGGAAGTTTCGTATGATGAAAACGGAGATTACAATCCAAGAAATGTTTCAAATGAGAAAGAAAATATTACTACAACTAATTCAGAATCTACAGATAATACACCAAGTATAGAAGTGGTGGAGCATAAAGGCACAATTGACGGTGATTATATTTATGTTACAGGAGCAGTTAAAAATAACAGTGAATTTGCTTATAGTTTTGTAGAAGTTAAGGTTACATACTTTGATAAAGATGGAAATGTACTTGATACTGAAACATCTTTTGTAAATAGCAGTGATTCACTATTACCTAATGAAAGAAAAAGTTTTGAGATTATGACACAAATGGTAGGACAAAAGTATCCAAAATATAAGGTAGAAGTTGTCGATTTTAATACAGATTATTAG
- a CDS encoding MDR family MFS transporter yields the protein MFKTLHPNIKIRIYTSFLSRVVGSSVFPFMAIYFTKEINATIAGILVLIQVAVQFLAGLYGGYLADIIGRKRLMVAGELLKVAAFAGMLAVNSPLFSSPWITFVMMLLIGISSGIVNPASEAMLIDVSTKETRAFMYSINYWAVNLSIMIGLMIGGWFFEHHFFELIGVLLLMGIVTLWMTNSFIIDTYKVEKERKAETYGIKPLIKSYGLVIKDWTFMSFTFGGISILSIEFQRNNFISVRLEEEIIPQAIQLFNIMSLDIDGIKLLSLLTVVNTLMIVLFTGVIAKWISGKKDEPIMYTGFILFGLGFFFLAFSNDILTLFISTVVLTIGELLYVPTRQSLLADIVDDGKRGAYMAMNSLVFQVGKMIGALGLILGNIIGGMAMGVGYLVLVIIGIIFSKIAIKSVRKKSTIVSIKAAVGK from the coding sequence ATGTTTAAAACACTACACCCTAATATAAAAATTAGAATTTATACATCTTTTTTAAGTAGGGTGGTTGGCTCGTCGGTATTTCCATTTATGGCTATCTATTTTACGAAAGAGATCAATGCCACTATTGCAGGGATTCTTGTTTTAATCCAAGTTGCTGTTCAATTTCTTGCAGGGCTTTACGGAGGATATTTGGCTGATATTATAGGAAGAAAAAGACTAATGGTTGCAGGTGAACTATTAAAAGTTGCTGCATTTGCAGGTATGCTTGCAGTGAATTCACCATTATTTTCTTCGCCATGGATTACATTTGTAATGATGCTATTAATCGGCATTTCATCGGGGATTGTTAATCCTGCTTCAGAAGCAATGCTAATTGATGTGAGTACGAAGGAGACAAGGGCATTTATGTATTCAATCAATTATTGGGCAGTTAACTTGTCTATCATGATTGGACTAATGATAGGTGGATGGTTCTTTGAACATCATTTTTTTGAATTAATTGGTGTATTACTACTAATGGGGATCGTGACACTTTGGATGACAAATTCATTCATCATAGATACCTACAAAGTAGAAAAGGAGAGAAAGGCAGAGACATATGGAATTAAGCCATTGATTAAGAGCTATGGTTTAGTCATAAAGGACTGGACATTTATGTCATTCACTTTCGGTGGAATCTCAATCCTTTCGATTGAGTTTCAGAGGAATAATTTTATTTCAGTGAGACTTGAAGAAGAAATCATTCCTCAAGCCATACAATTATTTAACATTATGTCACTCGATATTGACGGTATCAAATTGTTGAGTTTATTGACAGTGGTCAATACATTGATGATTGTTCTATTTACAGGTGTAATAGCGAAATGGATTAGTGGTAAAAAAGATGAGCCGATTATGTATACTGGATTTATACTTTTTGGGCTTGGGTTCTTCTTCTTAGCCTTTAGTAATGATATCCTCACCCTTTTTATATCCACTGTTGTCTTAACTATTGGTGAATTGCTTTATGTACCAACACGACAATCACTTTTAGCGGATATTGTGGATGACGGTAAGAGAGGGGCTTATATGGCCATGAACTCATTAGTGTTTCAAGTTGGGAAAATGATTGGTGCTTTAGGATTGATTTTAGGCAACATTATTGGTGGAATGGCGATGGGAGTAGGGTACTTGGTACTAGTCATAATAGGAATTATCTTTTCAAAGATAGCAATAAAGAGTGTACGGAAAAAATCAACAATCGTAAGTATCAAAGCAGCTGTAGGAAAATAA
- a CDS encoding terminase large subunit domain-containing protein — protein MTTKMTKQQKLKMIMDDFTLFAKNFVYIIDNNNEKVKLELNTAQLELNNLMNKNRFVIVSKARQGGISTYTLAKALWRALKNENENIIIVSYKLDSSKALFEKLKTMQEWLPRDKYPDLFPKVRRENRDEIFFNNGSRISCIVAGNKSIGRGSTYSYIHLSEFAFYSKQDMQLLSAEQSLMKGDISQLTIETTSNGIGNKYYELFMSAWKGNSKYKAMFIPFYHDLYKKQFKNDHDEAEKWYKEDNKGKRLSVAELEPEEKMLHKSGANLRFLMWRRYKLLDMDLQDFQQEYPSNPMESFISTGLSVFDQSKVLERINYLLPPMEKATVQPELDVILHKYVNRGLYIYHLPKRGMKYYGGVDTSAGGGGDDSTISLFDSDGQQVLSFYNNKVPVYLFAEIVNEIGRLYNYAFLCVERNSYGSPLLERLRRDYNYMNLYKQKMFDQKGKKKMQLGFMTTVASKSVLISDFKEQFERGLINIECKETLQQMQIFQESDGKMGNKKGEKNHDDLVISSALAVQGIKVGKWYVDIAG, from the coding sequence ATGACAACAAAGATGACCAAGCAACAAAAACTGAAAATGATAATGGATGACTTTACACTGTTTGCAAAAAACTTTGTTTATATTATTGATAACAACAACGAGAAGGTTAAATTAGAACTAAATACTGCACAGTTAGAGTTAAATAACCTTATGAATAAGAATCGCTTTGTAATTGTTTCTAAGGCCCGTCAAGGAGGGATATCTACTTATACCCTGGCTAAAGCATTGTGGAGAGCATTAAAAAACGAAAATGAAAATATTATTATTGTTTCCTATAAATTAGATTCATCAAAGGCATTATTTGAGAAGTTGAAAACTATGCAAGAATGGTTGCCTAGAGACAAATATCCTGATTTATTCCCTAAAGTAAGAAGGGAAAATAGAGATGAAATATTCTTTAATAACGGTTCTAGGATTAGTTGTATTGTTGCAGGTAACAAATCTATTGGTCGTGGTAGTACATACAGTTATATCCATTTATCGGAGTTTGCTTTTTACAGTAAACAAGATATGCAATTGTTATCTGCTGAACAGTCGCTTATGAAAGGTGATATTAGTCAATTAACCATTGAAACTACTTCTAATGGTATCGGAAATAAGTATTATGAATTGTTCATGTCTGCATGGAAAGGTAATTCAAAGTACAAGGCTATGTTCATTCCTTTCTATCATGACTTGTATAAAAAGCAATTCAAAAATGACCATGACGAAGCCGAGAAATGGTACAAGGAAGATAATAAAGGTAAACGGTTATCTGTAGCAGAATTAGAGCCAGAAGAGAAGATGTTACATAAAAGTGGTGCTAATTTACGTTTCCTAATGTGGAGAAGATATAAATTACTTGATATGGATTTACAGGATTTTCAACAAGAGTATCCTTCAAATCCAATGGAAAGTTTCATTAGTACAGGGTTAAGTGTATTTGATCAATCTAAGGTACTAGAAAGGATTAATTATCTACTTCCACCAATGGAAAAGGCTACAGTGCAGCCTGAACTAGATGTTATACTTCACAAATATGTGAATCGTGGTTTATATATCTATCATTTACCTAAACGTGGTATGAAGTATTACGGTGGTGTTGATACGTCTGCTGGTGGTGGCGGTGATGATTCTACAATTTCATTATTTGATTCAGATGGACAACAGGTGCTTAGTTTCTACAATAACAAGGTACCTGTTTATTTATTTGCAGAAATAGTAAATGAGATTGGTAGATTGTACAATTACGCTTTTCTTTGTGTGGAAAGAAATAGTTACGGTTCTCCATTATTAGAGCGTTTAAGAAGAGATTACAATTACATGAATCTATATAAGCAGAAGATGTTCGACCAAAAAGGTAAAAAGAAAATGCAATTAGGTTTCATGACAACAGTAGCAAGTAAGAGTGTACTAATTAGTGATTTCAAAGAGCAATTTGAACGAGGATTAATAAATATAGAGTGTAAAGAAACGCTTCAACAAATGCAGATATTCCAAGAGTCAGATGGCAAGATGGGTAACAAAAAAGGTGAAAAGAATCATGATGACTTAGTTATTTCATCTGCATTAGCAGTTCAAGGAATTAAAGTTGGTAAATGGTACGTGGATATAGCAGGTTAG
- a CDS encoding RrF2 family transcriptional regulator, which produces MKYSNATNYALHTMVHLMLQPGDSSVGVQELAEMQNLSPTYLSKILTKLAKAGLIESTPGAKGGYRISRRKYEISFLDVIHATEGDTSLFDCSIHHEGCLIENVMRQAEENMKTELKSKLLIDIAKEAKSKQIEQNNVK; this is translated from the coding sequence ATGAAATATTCAAACGCGACAAACTATGCCTTGCATACGATGGTTCATTTAATGCTGCAGCCAGGGGACAGCTCAGTGGGAGTGCAGGAATTAGCCGAAATGCAGAATCTATCCCCGACTTACCTTTCAAAAATATTAACCAAACTTGCAAAAGCAGGTCTGATTGAGTCGACACCTGGTGCAAAGGGGGGCTATAGAATCTCCAGAAGAAAATATGAAATATCCTTTTTAGATGTTATTCATGCAACTGAAGGAGATACTAGCTTATTTGATTGCTCCATTCATCATGAAGGCTGCTTAATTGAAAATGTAATGAGGCAGGCAGAGGAAAATATGAAAACTGAACTGAAATCAAAGCTATTGATTGACATCGCTAAAGAGGCAAAATCCAAACAGATAGAACAAAATAACGTAAAATAA
- a CDS encoding class I SAM-dependent methyltransferase, protein MEFWETSFIEKQTMWGFNPTDTAIMTRDFFLERNVKEILIPGIGYGRNASVFIESGMNVTGIEISKTAIELARQNGVNSTIFQGSVTEMPFDNKLYDAIFSHALIHLLNKHERKKFIKDCYNQLKPNGYMIFTSVSQKAPMFGKGRRLDKDYFEIMKGIKMFFYDSESIIKEFGEYGLIEFSEIDEPDKDVDNKPPINFFLIKCKKRV, encoded by the coding sequence ATGGAATTCTGGGAAACAAGTTTTATTGAAAAACAAACAATGTGGGGATTTAACCCTACGGATACTGCTATTATGACTAGGGATTTTTTCCTTGAAAGAAATGTTAAAGAGATATTGATACCAGGGATAGGATATGGTAGAAATGCGAGTGTTTTCATCGAAAGTGGAATGAATGTAACAGGTATTGAGATATCAAAGACAGCCATTGAATTGGCTAGGCAAAATGGGGTTAATAGTACTATTTTTCAAGGTTCTGTAACGGAAATGCCCTTTGATAACAAACTTTATGACGCTATATTCTCTCATGCGCTTATCCATTTATTAAATAAGCATGAAAGAAAGAAGTTTATTAAAGATTGTTATAATCAGTTGAAGCCAAATGGATATATGATTTTTACTTCGGTTTCACAAAAAGCTCCAATGTTTGGTAAAGGAAGAAGATTAGATAAAGACTATTTCGAGATAATGAAAGGAATAAAAATGTTCTTTTACGATTCTGAATCGATTATAAAAGAATTTGGAGAATATGGATTAATAGAGTTTTCAGAGATTGACGAGCCAGATAAGGATGTAGATAATAAACCACCAATAAATTTTTTCTTAATAAAATGTAAGAAAAGAGTATAA
- a CDS encoding NAD(P)/FAD-dependent oxidoreductase — translation MIGGGPAGLNAALVLGRSRRNTILFDDNKPRNSVVSESHGFITRDGINPQEFKRVAHEELSKYPDVRIEKQRVHRINKENTLFQVETENGRIYSAKKIILATGFKEVLPDIPRVKEFYGKSLFSCPFCDGWELRDRPLAVIANDQRALHMVKMVSNWTNDLIVFTNGNKIFSLEEQELLNSYGISIKEKKIDTFIGEDGMLNKIQLEDGTAVLREGGFITAEWKQAASFDSTLKYTLNEHGGIETDSWQRTNTEGVFACGDTRIAGPSQLIIAAAEGSMAAISVNAALIEEKFNQEKHV, via the coding sequence GTGATAGGTGGAGGTCCGGCTGGACTTAATGCTGCATTAGTTCTTGGAAGATCAAGACGTAACACGATCCTGTTCGATGACAACAAACCAAGAAATTCAGTTGTTTCAGAATCTCACGGTTTTATCACTAGGGATGGTATTAATCCTCAGGAATTCAAAAGAGTCGCCCATGAAGAATTAAGTAAGTACCCAGATGTGAGGATTGAAAAGCAACGGGTGCATCGTATTAATAAAGAAAACACTTTGTTTCAGGTGGAGACAGAAAATGGGAGAATATACAGCGCAAAAAAAATCATTCTCGCAACTGGCTTTAAGGAAGTCCTTCCGGATATCCCACGGGTGAAAGAGTTCTACGGCAAGAGCCTGTTCAGCTGTCCTTTCTGTGATGGCTGGGAATTAAGAGATCGTCCGCTGGCAGTAATAGCAAATGATCAAAGGGCACTTCATATGGTGAAAATGGTTTCCAATTGGACGAACGATTTAATTGTTTTTACAAATGGCAATAAGATATTTTCGTTGGAAGAACAAGAATTGCTCAATAGCTACGGAATCAGTATAAAGGAAAAGAAGATCGACACTTTTATTGGTGAAGACGGGATGCTGAATAAAATCCAGCTTGAAGATGGTACGGCAGTGCTCCGTGAAGGAGGATTTATAACTGCGGAATGGAAACAGGCTGCTTCTTTTGATTCTACACTTAAATACACGTTAAATGAGCATGGAGGAATTGAAACTGACAGCTGGCAACGCACGAATACAGAAGGGGTATTTGCTTGCGGAGATACGCGCATTGCCGGTCCTTCCCAATTAATTATTGCTGCAGCAGAGGGTTCTATGGCTGCCATTTCTGTGAATGCAGCACTAATAGAAGAGAAATTTAACCAGGAAAAACACGTGTAA
- a CDS encoding 5'-deoxyadenosine deaminase, protein MNMLIKNAEIVTMNKKEEILTADLHIINDTIACIGANLDVPQADKIIDATGKTIIPGFVQTHIHLCQTVFRGQGDDLELMDWLRNKIWPLEASHDEESIYYSAMLGIGELIQSGTTTIVDMETVNHTEYAFKAIAESGIRALSGKVMMDKGEEVPLALQENTNQSIRESVDLLEKWHNYDNGRVKYAFSPRFVVSCTEQLLREVQTLSEYYNVMVHTHASENLGEIEIVQRETGMRNIVYLDHLGLATNRLILAHCIWLDDEEKRIIRDRGVHVSHCPGSNLKLASGIAETPYMLSENISLSLGADGSPCNNNLDMFNEMRLAALIQKPTHGPTAMDAHTVFKMATIGGAKAVGMESEIGSIEVGKKADLAILNLNDFHTFPSYGVDPISRIVYSATRADVETTIINGKIVMEDGLLKTVNKKLVLHEANTSIKRLLDRALIK, encoded by the coding sequence ATGAATATGTTAATTAAAAATGCTGAGATAGTAACAATGAATAAAAAAGAAGAAATTTTGACGGCGGATCTCCATATTATTAACGATACAATTGCTTGTATTGGAGCAAATTTAGATGTTCCTCAAGCAGATAAAATAATTGATGCCACTGGCAAGACAATTATTCCAGGTTTCGTCCAAACTCATATCCATTTATGCCAAACCGTTTTCCGTGGTCAAGGCGACGACCTTGAGTTAATGGACTGGTTAAGAAATAAAATTTGGCCGTTAGAAGCTTCCCACGACGAAGAATCAATATATTATTCTGCTATGTTAGGAATTGGAGAGCTTATCCAAAGTGGCACAACAACGATAGTCGATATGGAAACAGTAAATCATACAGAATATGCTTTTAAAGCCATCGCTGAAAGTGGAATTAGAGCCTTATCAGGCAAAGTTATGATGGATAAGGGTGAAGAGGTACCTCTTGCATTACAAGAAAATACCAACCAATCAATTAGAGAAAGTGTCGATTTATTAGAAAAATGGCATAACTATGATAATGGTCGGGTCAAGTATGCTTTTTCTCCAAGATTTGTAGTATCGTGTACAGAACAACTCCTTCGAGAAGTACAAACTCTCTCAGAATATTATAACGTAATGGTTCATACACACGCTTCTGAAAACTTAGGAGAAATTGAGATTGTTCAAAGGGAAACAGGTATGAGAAACATTGTTTATTTAGACCATTTAGGTCTCGCAACTAACAGACTTATACTCGCCCATTGTATTTGGTTGGATGATGAAGAGAAGAGAATTATTCGTGACCGAGGTGTTCATGTTAGCCATTGCCCAGGCTCAAACCTTAAATTAGCTTCAGGAATAGCAGAAACTCCTTATATGCTAAGCGAAAACATTTCACTAAGTTTAGGTGCTGATGGGTCCCCATGTAATAATAATCTTGACATGTTTAACGAGATGAGATTAGCAGCACTCATTCAAAAACCTACACATGGTCCTACCGCGATGGATGCACATACTGTTTTTAAAATGGCAACTATTGGTGGAGCAAAGGCAGTCGGAATGGAAAGTGAAATCGGCAGCATAGAGGTTGGTAAAAAAGCAGACTTAGCAATATTAAACTTGAATGATTTTCACACCTTCCCTTCTTATGGAGTAGATCCAATATCAAGAATTGTATACTCCGCTACCCGTGCAGATGTAGAAACGACCATTATCAATGGCAAGATTGTCATGGAAGATGGTCTCTTAAAAACTGTGAATAAAAAACTCGTGCTACACGAAGCAAACACTTCAATTAAAAGATTATTGGATAGGGCTTTAATAAAATAA
- a CDS encoding ABC transporter substrate-binding protein, with the protein MNNRYLTMRAHFLEREAKGECFFKLKELEQLWFCSLKNVKRILQQFEEAGKISYTPGAGRGNPSKITFAQPFQKEVEEAMKRWVENGNLDQAAQLLRLPIPKSWIAKVSSEIQEMFGYQQGTESKDVLHAFISRDITTLDPLKVSISFEAHLIEYLGDTLLKYDNKKDQILPHLAHHFESDSSKRHWTFYLRKGIVFHHQAPLTSKDVAYTIERIKNSAHSSYQWLADDVESVECAGPYKITITLKKKNPFFLRYIASPNFCIICSTLPFDEQEWIGTGPFFLKERTKNKLVLAAFDRYFLERPLLDEIHFYKVSHDAASIVNFTIENSPSNEVQKKLGIETGFRFLMCNLRRQTIIQNVSIRKAIYHLMDMNKLANELQWGQWIEASSFINSRSLPQKKDPKVILPLLKEAGYNGEPITLYHMNYPDAIKVANWYKEQGEKYGIHFVLYPFTLQDFYCQDIDQKADLIFMGEVSSLDPHLSFLGAFYNNTLLFRRMFPLSSLAWIDDMLELFKQGDLRKREAIMEKIEEHIRENNLLIFLHHPIKIRSFHPMIKDVKFHSFGHFDFSRIWIPN; encoded by the coding sequence ATGAATAACCGTTATTTAACCATGAGAGCTCATTTTCTTGAACGAGAAGCAAAAGGAGAATGCTTCTTTAAATTAAAAGAGCTTGAACAACTCTGGTTTTGTTCGTTAAAAAATGTAAAAAGAATCCTTCAACAGTTTGAAGAAGCTGGTAAAATATCATATACACCTGGAGCAGGGAGAGGAAATCCCTCAAAAATCACCTTTGCACAACCTTTTCAAAAGGAAGTTGAAGAAGCCATGAAAAGATGGGTAGAAAATGGGAATCTTGATCAAGCTGCTCAGCTACTTAGGCTTCCTATCCCAAAATCCTGGATTGCTAAGGTTTCCTCTGAAATACAAGAAATGTTCGGATATCAGCAAGGAACTGAGTCAAAGGATGTTCTACATGCATTTATTTCAAGAGATATTACCACATTAGATCCTTTAAAGGTATCAATCTCCTTTGAAGCTCATTTAATAGAATACCTTGGAGATACATTGCTAAAATATGATAATAAAAAAGACCAAATTCTCCCCCACCTAGCACATCACTTTGAGTCAGATTCTAGCAAACGTCATTGGACATTTTATTTAAGAAAGGGAATTGTTTTCCACCATCAAGCTCCTCTGACAAGCAAAGATGTAGCCTATACTATTGAGAGGATTAAAAATAGTGCTCATTCTTCCTACCAATGGCTTGCAGATGATGTTGAAAGCGTAGAATGCGCTGGTCCATATAAAATTACTATTACATTAAAAAAGAAAAACCCATTCTTCTTGAGATATATAGCCTCACCCAATTTTTGTATCATTTGTTCAACTTTACCTTTTGACGAACAGGAGTGGATTGGCACCGGCCCATTTTTTCTAAAGGAACGTACTAAAAATAAATTAGTCTTAGCAGCATTCGACCGCTACTTTCTCGAAAGACCTCTCTTGGATGAAATTCATTTTTATAAAGTAAGTCATGATGCCGCTTCAATCGTCAATTTCACAATAGAAAATTCACCTTCTAATGAAGTACAAAAAAAACTTGGAATTGAAACAGGCTTTCGATTCTTAATGTGCAATTTAAGAAGACAAACAATTATTCAAAACGTATCTATTAGAAAGGCAATCTATCATTTAATGGATATGAATAAACTGGCTAATGAACTACAATGGGGTCAATGGATAGAAGCAAGCAGCTTCATCAATTCTAGATCACTTCCCCAAAAAAAGGATCCAAAAGTAATCCTCCCTCTTCTAAAGGAAGCTGGGTATAACGGAGAACCAATTACTCTTTATCATATGAATTATCCAGATGCTATCAAAGTAGCTAATTGGTATAAAGAGCAAGGAGAGAAGTACGGAATTCACTTTGTTTTATACCCATTTACTTTACAAGATTTCTACTGTCAAGATATCGATCAGAAAGCAGACTTAATCTTTATGGGAGAAGTCTCTTCCTTGGATCCACATCTATCCTTTCTAGGGGCATTCTACAATAACACTCTTTTATTCAGAAGGATGTTTCCATTATCTTCTCTTGCCTGGATTGATGATATGCTGGAATTGTTCAAACAAGGTGATCTAAGAAAGAGAGAAGCTATCATGGAAAAGATTGAAGAACATATTAGAGAAAACAATCTATTAATATTCCTTCACCATCCCATAAAAATAAGAAGCTTCCACCCTATGATTAAGGATGTAAAGTTCCATTCTTTTGGGCACTTTGACTTCTCTAGAATTTGGATTCCAAATTAA
- a CDS encoding phage portal protein, translating into MKSELQDKLETYLKQYHENRSEWFLDEIGMVSQQQRVTKINDLKEYLNGFHAILNRPSELYNGKEFKPRKIILQYAKTLLNFQTAYLLQNPITLTGKENVVREYQKVNKKGKYDRLNISILDKINKYGICAEYIYMDKGVIKSKLIDPSASYPIYDNENNLIAFIEAYVQDAVSYYTVFTDEIVYSYNNLGGKLRLVGQNPNISGLPIVYHNQNELSATEGRSELEDWISLLDSMEDLISKYTDSFYKHHNPIPVAIGQQLKGEGISANVVGQGIQLDDGSDFKMVSNQLDYQSFNTIYKTLVQSLLDISQTPAVSMNKTDISNLSEVSIKLLFSLANIKAGMNEQFMRDGLEQRFDKIRTLLAYKGITFSEDDYESLDIVFQYAMPSNDKEIIENIKELRLLGGLSLESLLSHSPYTSDVQMELQRINEEGSQIEDKVEVLEI; encoded by the coding sequence GTGAAAAGTGAACTACAGGATAAATTAGAAACCTATTTGAAACAGTATCATGAGAATCGTTCAGAGTGGTTCTTAGATGAAATAGGAATGGTTAGCCAGCAACAAAGGGTTACTAAAATAAATGACTTAAAAGAATATTTAAACGGTTTTCATGCGATATTAAATAGACCTAGTGAATTGTACAATGGAAAAGAGTTTAAACCGAGAAAGATTATACTGCAATATGCTAAAACGTTATTAAACTTTCAAACAGCATATTTATTACAGAATCCTATTACATTGACAGGTAAAGAGAATGTTGTGAGAGAGTATCAAAAGGTAAATAAGAAAGGTAAATATGACCGTTTAAATATCTCTATTCTCGATAAGATAAACAAATATGGAATCTGTGCTGAATATATCTATATGGATAAAGGAGTTATTAAAAGTAAGTTAATTGATCCTTCTGCAAGTTATCCAATATACGATAATGAGAATAACTTAATTGCGTTCATTGAAGCATATGTCCAAGACGCAGTTAGTTATTATACTGTGTTTACAGATGAAATTGTATATAGTTATAACAATCTAGGTGGTAAATTACGCTTAGTAGGTCAGAATCCTAATATTAGTGGATTACCAATTGTATATCATAATCAAAATGAATTGAGTGCCACAGAAGGTAGAAGTGAATTAGAGGATTGGATTAGTCTATTAGATTCAATGGAAGATTTAATTAGTAAATATACAGATTCTTTCTATAAACATCATAATCCTATTCCAGTTGCTATTGGTCAACAATTAAAAGGTGAAGGTATATCGGCTAATGTTGTAGGTCAGGGTATCCAATTAGATGATGGCAGCGATTTCAAGATGGTAAGTAATCAATTGGACTATCAATCATTTAATACTATCTATAAGACTCTAGTACAATCATTACTAGACATATCACAGACACCTGCTGTCAGTATGAACAAGACAGATATATCTAATCTAAGTGAGGTTAGTATAAAGTTATTGTTCTCATTGGCTAATATTAAAGCAGGAATGAATGAACAGTTTATGCGTGATGGGTTAGAACAAAGATTTGATAAGATTAGAACATTGTTAGCGTATAAAGGTATAACGTTCAGTGAAGATGATTATGAGAGTTTAGATATTGTATTTCAATATGCTATGCCTTCAAATGATAAGGAGATTATTGAGAACATCAAAGAATTACGTCTGTTAGGTGGATTGAGTTTAGAAAGCCTACTATCACATAGTCCATATACAAGTGATGTGCAAATGGAGTTACAAAGGATAAATGAAGAGGGTAGTCAGATAGAGGATAAAGTAGAGGTATTAGAGATTTAA